Proteins encoded within one genomic window of Flavobacterium oreochromis:
- a CDS encoding superoxide dismutase, which translates to MAFELPQLPYAYDALEPHIDARTMEIHHTKHHNAYTTNLNAAIAGTELEGKSIEEILKNLDMTKAAIRNNGGGFYNHNLFWTVMSPNGGGEPTGELAAAIDTAFGSFAAFKEAFTKAGATQFGSGWAWLCVKEGKLEVCATANQDNTLMPGIGCGGTPILGMDVWEHAYYLNYQNRRPDYMEAFFNVINWEEVTRRYNEAK; encoded by the coding sequence ATGGCATTTGAATTACCGCAATTACCTTATGCTTATGACGCGTTAGAACCTCATATTGATGCGAGAACTATGGAAATCCATCATACAAAACACCATAATGCTTACACAACTAATTTAAACGCAGCAATTGCAGGTACTGAATTAGAAGGTAAATCAATAGAAGAAATCCTAAAAAATTTAGATATGACAAAAGCTGCTATCCGTAATAACGGAGGTGGTTTTTACAATCATAACTTATTCTGGACTGTAATGTCTCCAAATGGTGGTGGAGAACCAACAGGGGAATTAGCAGCTGCTATAGATACAGCTTTTGGAAGTTTTGCTGCTTTCAAAGAAGCTTTTACAAAAGCAGGAGCAACTCAATTTGGTTCAGGTTGGGCTTGGTTATGTGTAAAAGAAGGTAAATTAGAGGTTTGTGCTACCGCTAATCAAGATAACACTTTAATGCCTGGTATAGGTTGTGGTGGTACTCCAATCTTAGGAATGGATGTATGGGAGCATGCTTATTACTTAAATTACCAAAACCGTCGTCCTGATTATATGGAAGCATTTTTTAACGTAATTAACTGGGAAGAAGTTACTAGACGTTATAACGAAGCAAAATAA
- a CDS encoding patatin-like phospholipase family protein, protein MFSLKSTSCLTTVFSFSIWYIIYIIFFNTTLNAQETNKKLKIGLVLSGGGAKGLAHIGALKEIERAGIKIDYIGGTSMGAIIGGLYACGYTAHELDSIFSDTDPDAILRDRIPRDNQTFYEKYNNEVYAVTLPFQKFKISVPKGMSKGLFNFNLISKLTHPYRHISNFSSLKIPFLCIATDLETGEEVVLKKGNLPLSLSASGAFPSLYSPVQIENRFYIDGGVTNNFPVEEVKKMGADIIIAIDVQDNLKDIDNISGATGILSQISNFSTLQNIEKKKQLIDIYIKPNINPYSVISFEEGKEIIQTGVDACQPYWEKLKSLSNNTSNTSNNKNEEILNINGIGIEGSKNYTRSYFLGKLRFLPESKISYNQLHSGLNNLNATQNFNSITYQFIKNNDKDDLIINVVDNPIKTYLKLGLHYDNIFKSGILFNITQKNLIFKNDVGSLDLILGDNTRFNLDYYIDNGYRWSFGFKSNYDQFSRNSEVDFKGNRLMNHIDKNLIEINYKSLSNKAYLQTIFAQKFLIGAGVEHKYINITSNTTGNLPPQLDKSHYLSAIGFMRYDSFDNKYFPKSGWYFFGDINSIFHSSNYSNDFEKASLFMADMAYVKTFWNHFSIKIQSEGGFTIGKKLNSINDFILGGYGFHHFGNFKPFLGYDFLSKSGDSYVKGSLSCDYIFYKKHHLNFTANFSNIGKKIFDNGEWFTKPDYTGYAIGYGLETLIGPIEVKHSWSPETTRHYTFFSVGFYF, encoded by the coding sequence ATGTTTAGCCTAAAATCTACTAGTTGCTTAACAACCGTATTCTCTTTTAGTATATGGTATATAATTTATATTATATTTTTCAATACAACTCTTAATGCACAAGAAACGAATAAGAAACTAAAAATAGGCCTTGTTTTAAGTGGTGGTGGAGCTAAAGGCTTAGCGCATATTGGAGCATTAAAAGAAATTGAACGAGCAGGAATTAAGATAGATTATATAGGAGGTACAAGTATGGGTGCTATTATAGGCGGATTATATGCTTGCGGTTATACAGCACACGAACTTGATTCTATCTTTAGTGATACTGATCCTGATGCTATTTTACGCGATAGAATACCTAGGGACAATCAGACTTTTTATGAAAAATATAATAATGAGGTATATGCAGTGACTCTTCCTTTTCAAAAATTTAAAATATCTGTTCCTAAAGGAATGTCAAAAGGTCTTTTTAATTTTAATTTAATCAGTAAACTTACTCACCCCTACCGTCATATCAGTAATTTTAGCTCATTAAAGATTCCCTTCTTATGTATTGCAACTGATTTAGAAACAGGAGAAGAAGTTGTTTTAAAAAAAGGGAACTTACCATTAAGCTTATCTGCAAGTGGTGCTTTTCCTTCCTTATACTCTCCTGTACAAATAGAAAACCGTTTTTATATAGATGGAGGGGTAACCAATAATTTCCCAGTTGAAGAGGTTAAAAAAATGGGAGCTGATATTATTATAGCAATAGATGTACAAGACAACTTAAAAGACATTGATAATATTAGTGGAGCAACAGGTATACTATCTCAAATATCAAATTTTAGTACGTTACAAAATATTGAAAAGAAAAAACAATTAATTGATATATATATCAAACCTAACATCAACCCCTATTCCGTTATTTCTTTTGAAGAAGGCAAAGAAATTATACAAACTGGTGTAGATGCTTGTCAACCTTATTGGGAAAAATTAAAATCACTTAGTAATAACACCTCCAATACTTCTAATAATAAAAATGAAGAAATACTTAATATAAACGGTATAGGTATTGAAGGCTCTAAAAATTACACAAGAAGTTATTTTTTAGGAAAATTACGATTTCTTCCTGAAAGTAAGATTAGCTATAATCAATTACATTCAGGATTAAACAACCTAAATGCTACACAAAATTTCAACTCTATTACATACCAATTTATAAAAAATAATGATAAAGATGATTTAATTATTAATGTCGTTGATAATCCTATTAAAACCTATCTTAAACTAGGTTTACATTATGATAATATTTTTAAATCAGGCATACTATTTAATATCACACAAAAGAATTTAATATTTAAAAATGATGTAGGCTCTTTAGATTTAATATTAGGTGATAATACTCGTTTTAACCTTGATTATTACATTGACAATGGATATCGTTGGAGTTTTGGCTTTAAATCAAACTATGATCAATTTTCCAGAAACAGTGAAGTAGATTTCAAAGGAAATAGATTAATGAATCATATAGACAAAAATTTGATTGAAATTAATTACAAATCACTATCAAACAAAGCATATTTACAAACGATTTTTGCTCAAAAATTTTTAATTGGTGCCGGAGTAGAACATAAATACATCAATATAACCTCAAACACAACAGGTAATCTACCACCTCAGTTAGATAAAAGTCACTATTTAAGTGCTATTGGTTTTATGAGATACGATTCATTCGATAATAAATATTTTCCTAAATCAGGCTGGTACTTTTTTGGGGATATTAACAGCATTTTTCATTCATCAAATTATTCAAACGATTTTGAAAAAGCTTCATTATTCATGGCGGATATGGCATATGTAAAAACTTTTTGGAATCATTTTTCTATAAAAATTCAATCAGAAGGAGGATTTACAATTGGCAAAAAACTTAATAGTATTAATGATTTTATATTAGGAGGTTACGGATTTCATCACTTTGGAAACTTTAAACCATTTTTAGGATATGATTTCTTATCAAAGAGTGGAGATAGCTATGTAAAAGGGAGCCTTAGTTGTGATTATATTTTTTACAAAAAACACCATCTTAACTTTACTGCCAACTTTTCAAATATTGGTAAAAAAATATTTGACAATGGTGAATGGTTTACAAAACCTGACTATACTGGATATGCTATAGGATATGGATTAGAAACGCTTATTGGTCCAATTGAAGTAAAACACTCATGGTCTCCTGAAACTACTAGACATTATACTTTTTTCAGCGTAGGCTTTTATTTTTAA
- the dusB gene encoding tRNA dihydrouridine synthase DusB, which yields MVKIGNIELPDFPLLLAPMEDVSDPPFRRLCKMHGADLMYSEFISSEGLIRDAIKSRQKLDIFDYERPVGIQIFGGDEEAMAMSARIVETVQPDLLDINFGCPVKKVVCKGAGAGVLKDVELMVRLTKAVVNSTHLPVTVKTRLGWDDSSINIDEVAERLQDVGIQALTIHGRTRAQMYKGHSDWSHIARVKNNPRIKIPIFGNGDIDSAEKALEYKNTYGLDGIMIGRAAIGYPWIFNEIKHFFATGKNLALPNIIDRVEAAKNHLTWSIEWKGERVGIVEMRRHYTNYFKGIPHFKEYRNKLVTFDKYQDLLLVFEEIIQEYSKNH from the coding sequence ATGGTTAAGATAGGCAACATAGAATTACCCGACTTTCCTTTATTATTAGCTCCTATGGAAGATGTAAGTGATCCTCCATTTCGACGTTTATGCAAAATGCACGGAGCTGATTTAATGTATTCTGAATTCATTTCAAGTGAAGGATTGATTCGAGACGCTATTAAAAGCCGTCAAAAATTGGATATTTTTGATTACGAACGTCCTGTGGGAATTCAAATTTTTGGTGGAGACGAGGAAGCTATGGCTATGAGCGCAAGGATAGTTGAAACTGTCCAACCTGATTTACTAGATATCAACTTTGGTTGCCCTGTAAAAAAAGTAGTATGCAAAGGAGCTGGAGCTGGCGTGTTAAAAGATGTTGAACTAATGGTACGTTTAACTAAAGCAGTGGTTAATAGTACTCATCTACCAGTAACTGTAAAAACACGATTAGGATGGGATGATTCCTCTATTAATATTGATGAAGTAGCTGAACGATTACAAGATGTAGGTATTCAAGCCTTAACAATTCATGGTCGCACTCGAGCCCAAATGTATAAAGGTCATTCTGATTGGTCTCATATTGCTCGAGTAAAAAATAACCCTCGCATAAAGATCCCTATCTTTGGAAATGGTGATATTGACTCAGCAGAAAAAGCATTAGAATACAAAAACACTTATGGATTGGATGGCATTATGATAGGACGTGCTGCCATAGGATATCCGTGGATTTTTAATGAAATAAAACATTTTTTTGCTACTGGTAAAAATCTAGCCTTACCCAATATTATAGATCGAGTAGAAGCAGCAAAAAACCACTTAACTTGGTCTATTGAATGGAAAGGTGAACGAGTAGGTATTGTGGAAATGCGTAGACATTACACAAACTATTTTAAAGGCATTCCTCATTTTAAGGAATATCGCAACAAGTTAGTTACATTTGACAAGTATCAAGATTTATTACTTGTTTTTGAAGAAATCATTCAAGAATATTCTAAAAATCATTAG